A window of Juglans regia cultivar Chandler chromosome 7, Walnut 2.0, whole genome shotgun sequence contains these coding sequences:
- the LOC118348900 gene encoding protein FAR1-RELATED SEQUENCE 5-like, which yields MGEKEDGPTRPSTSIGLTQGYYGAVNPYNLPYMMPPNTYPHPYPYAWGSQQLPRPPFGPNMTSPVESNLRELNRGEDRTQHLPQPPYLPHPPFGTNMPSPSSTNPDELIRGENTTQHSAKSPCVPNIPYSHCASESSTMPSNSVGEKNLGETSSDINIEPDAEGMNEVLDDDNRVEPPTSGMQFSTDKEVLDYYKRYAKQEGFGVIIKRTKRDLDGDAKYVTIGCARGGRYYPSHSNLAKPRATTKTDCKAKINARFVNGVWVLTSVDLVHNHSTVSPQKSRFFRSHKCLDEYSQRMLDLNDRAGIRMNKNFQALVTDAGGFENLAFQEKDCRNFIDKARYLRMGKGGGEALNDYFKRMRKINDDFVSVMDVDDESRIRNVFWADARSRAAYEYFGDVITFDTTYLTNRYGMPFAPFVGVNHHGQSILLGAGLISSEDTSTFVWLFEAWLECMNGRAPAAIITDQGRAMKNAIQIVFPNARHRYCLWHIMRKLPEKLGSHSAYNAGLKTAIQSAVYDTQTCEQFEEKWVQLIHKYDLIDNAWLQGLYTERSFWVPVYLKGVFSAGMSTTQRSESMNAFFDGYVHSGTTLKEFVDQFDNALRKKVEAETTSDFQSCNQTVPCVSLFKIESQFQSMYTNAKFKEVQAEVWGMLLCNPTLVGTEGCISTFDVFEEISTPVGQSKIVKYIVYFNEDECEVKCTCALFEMRGILCRHGLKVCQMKYIHVLPDKYVLDRWRKDLKRRYTLVKSSYDDLRVNADARRYELVVKRCLRFATRVSRNEDHVNAFFHMLDEFEHKCVGLEPESGSAKLKENVVADKDKKILSPNVVRRKGRPPTRRKVPMVEKATRKRKKTQTYRNLFDEDSTNIDLPVSEVGATVDEVVIPTQCSTLTQVRPLADDEGSCLQHLLLAFSAVGSQSLYNIADTQIYVSRVQEKHLCFYHIMTWKEFKFQD from the exons ATGGGCGAAAAGGAAGATGGACCAACCAGGCCTTCTACATCGATTGGACTCACCCAG GGATATTATGGAGCTGTAAATCCATATAACCTGCCATATATGATGCCTCCAAATACATATCCACATCCATATCCATATGCTTGGGGTAGCCAG CAACTGCCACGGCCACCCTTTGGACCAAACATGACATCCCCAGTGGAGAGTAATCTGAGGGAGTTGAATAGAGGTGAAGATAGAACCCAG CATCTGCCACAGCCACCGTATCTGCCACATCCACCTTTTGGAACAAACATGCCATCCCCTTCCTCGACTAATCCGGATGAGTTGATACGAGGTGAAAATACAACTCAG CATTCGGCGAAGTCACCATGTGTGCCAAATATCCCCTACTCACATTGCGCAAGTGAGTCATCAACTATGCCATCCAATTCCGTAGGTGAAAAGAATTTAGGAG AAACTTCATCCGACATAAATATAGAGCCAGATGCAGAGGGGATGAATGAAGTATTAGATGATGATAACAGAGTCGAGCCTCCAACATCTGGTATGCAATTTTCTACTGATAAAGAGGTTTTAGACTATTACAAACGATACGCCAAACAAGAGGGTTTTGGTGTTATCATAAAAAGGACGAAGAGAGATCTGGATGGGGATGCGAAGTATGTGACCATTGGTTGTGCACGTGGCGGCAGGTACTATCCTAGCCACAGTAATTTAGCAAAGCCACGAGCAACGACCAAAACTGATTGTAAGGCAAAGATAAATGCTCGCTTTGTGAATGGGGTATGGGTGTTGACCAGTGTTGATCTGGTTCATAATCACAGTACCGTTAGCCCACAGaaatctagattttttagatCACACAAATGTTTGGATGAATATAGTCAGAGAATGCTCGATTTGAATGATAGAGCGGGTATTcggatgaataaaaattttcaagcaCTTGTGACTGATGCGGGGGGGTTTGAGAACTTAgcttttcaagaaaaagattgtagaaattttattgacaaagctAGATATTTGAGAATGGGTAAAGGAGGCGGTGAAGCACTAAACGACTACTTTAAGAGAATGAGGAAAATTAATGATGACTTCGTCTCCGTCATGGATGTGGATGATGAATCTAGAATTAGGAATGTGTTTTGGGCTGATGCACGAAGTCGGGCGGCATATGAGTACTTTGGAGACGTTATCACGTTCGATACAACGTACCTAACAAATAGGTACGGGATGCCCTTTGCTCCTTTTGTTGGAGTAAACCATCATGGGCAGTCCATACTCTTGGGGGCAGGCTTGATTTCAAGCGAGGACACAAGCACCTTCGTGTGGTTGTTTGAAGCATGGTTAGAATGCATGAATGGCAGGGCACCCGCAGCCATCATAACAGACCAAGGCAGGGCAATGAAGAATGCCATTCAAATTGTATTCCCGAATGCAAGACATAGATATTGTCTCTGGCATATAATGCGGAAACTGCCTGAGAAATTGGGATCCCACTCGGCATATAACGCAGGCTTGAAGACTGCAATTCAGAGTGCAGTCTATGATACACAAACTTGCGAACAATTTGAGGAGAAGTGGGTGCAGTTAATTCATAAGTATGATCTTATTGATAATGCATGGTTGCAGGGGTTGTACACCGAGAGGTCCTTTTGGGTACCAGTTTACTTGAAAGGTGTATTCTCGGCTGGTATGAGCACTACCCAACGGTCTGAAAGTATGAACGCCTTCTTTGATGGATATGTGCATTCCGGTACGACATTGAAAGAATTTGTCGATCAATTCGACAATGCTTTGAGGAAGAAGGTGGAGGCAGAGACGACATCTGATTTTCAGTCCTGTAACCAAACCGTCCCATGTGTATCCCTATTCAAAATTGAGAGCCAGTTTCAATCAATGTAcacaaatgcaaaatttaaagaagtccAAGCGGAGGTTTGGGGGATGCTTTTATGTAACCCTACACTTGTGGGCACTGAAGGGTGCATTTCCACCTTTGATGTTTTCGAAGAAATCTCTACACCTGTTGGACAGTCCAAAATTGTGAAGTACATAGTGTACTTCAATGAAGACGAATGCGAAGTTAAATGCACGTGTGCCCTGTTTGAGATGAGGGGGATTCTCTGTAGGCATGGATTGAAAGTATGTCAAATGAAGTACATTCATGTGTTGCCAGATAAATATGTGTTGGATAGATGGAGGAAAGACTTAAAGAGAAGATACACACTTGTTAAGAGTAGCTATGATGATTTACGGGTCAATGCGGATGCACGACGGTATGAGCTTGTCGTTAAAAGATGTCTAAGATTTGCGACGCGTGTATCTCGAAATGAGGACCATGTGAATGCATTCTTCCATATGTTGGATGAGTTTGAGCATAAGTGTGTAGGATTAGAGCCTGAGTCCGGTTCAGCAAAGTTAAAAGAGAACGTGGTTGCCGATAaggataagaaaatattaagcccgAACGTTGTTCGGAGGAAAGGGAGACCGCCAACGAGAAGAAAGGTCCCAATGGTTGAGAAGGCTacaaggaagagaaagaagacaCAG ACATACAGGAATCTATTTGACGAAGACTCCACTAATATCGACCTGCCGGTGTCAGAAGTTGGTGCTACCGTTGACGAGGTTGTTATCCCAACGCAATGTAGTACTCTAACACAAGTAAGGCCTCTGGCCGATGACGAG GGTAGCTGTTTACAGCACTTGTTACTAGCTTTTTCTGCTGTTG gCTCTCAAAGTTTATACAATATTGCTGACACCCAAATCTATGTTTCTAGAGTTCAGGAGAAACACTTATGTTTCTATCACATTATGACGTGGAAGGAGTTCAAGTTTCAGGACTGA
- the LOC118348996 gene encoding uncharacterized protein LOC118348996: protein MASSQASSCVVNDIEMESPSCWCGLKAPLKISHTHKNPGRKFYACPTYGTGETRCQFFIWADILQSVISEKYLTRENEIRKREDALLLREYEAQKKEDKLLEREKTLQKQDDDLHKMIVENRVVRILLCLYWIVSVVIVFGWF from the exons ATGGCATCGAGTCAAGCGTCATCATGTGTAGTTAATGATATTGAAATGGAATCACCGAGttgttggtgtggtttgaaaGCGCCATTAAAGATCTCCCACACCCACAAAAATCCTGGAAGGAAATTTTATGCTTGTCCGACTTATGGAACG GGAGAAACAAGATGCCAATTCTTCATTTGGGCAGATATACTTCAATCAGTAATATCTGAGAAGTACCTgacaagagagaatgaaattcGGAAGAGGGAGGATGCTTTGTTGTTGCGTGAGTATGAAGCTCAAAAAAAAGAGGACAAactattagagagagagaaaacgcTGCAGAAGCAAGATGACGACCTTCATAAAATGATAGTAGAGAATAGGGTTGTACGTATTTTGTTGTGTCTCTATTGGATTGTATCAGTTGTAATTGTTTTTGGTTGGTTCTGA
- the LOC108996666 gene encoding probable anion transporter 5 yields the protein MRMMKFPKRYLIVILTFISTSVCYIERVGFSIAYTVAADEAKVSQSTKGMILSTFYCGYACSQVPGGWVAQKIGGRKVLLISFVLWSSTCALVPLDPSKVVVLVIARLLVGVAQGFIFPSIHTVLAQWVPPHERSRSVSLTMSGMYLGAAVGMLVLPSLVKYRGPQSVFLVEAALGAMWCLLWFKYASDPPRSEHPKATAAGFGESLLPLKGNQKMKVENGGLSARTPSIPWKKILLSLPVWAIVVNNFTFHYALYVLMNWLPTYFEQGLQLSLQEMGSSKMMPYCNMVIFSNIGGVVADHLITKRILSVTKIRKLLNTVGFLVAALALMAIPIFRTAGGAIFCSSVALGFLALGRAGFAVNHMDIAPRYAGILMGVSNTAGTFAGIIGVDLTGRLLEAARSANADLSSPETWRTVFYIPGFLCIFSSLVFILFSTGERIFD from the coding sequence ATGAGAATGATGAAATTTCCAAAGCGTTACTTGATAGTCATTTTAACCTTCATCAGCACATCTGTTTGCTACATAGAACGTGTGGGCTTCTCTATTGCATATACAGTTGCAGCTGATGAAGCCAAGGTAAGCCAATCAACTAAAGGAATGATACTTTCTACGTTCTATTGTGGATATGCCTGCTCACAGGTGCCTGGAGGATGGGTAGCTCAGAAAATTGGGGGAAGGAAGGTCCTCCTTATTTCTTTTGTGTTGTGGTCGTCGACTTGTGCATTAGTCCCTTTAGACCCTAGTAAAGTTGTGGTGTTAGTGATTGCCCGCTTGCTTGTTGGTGTGGCACAAGGCTTCATCTTCCCCTCCATCCACACAGTTCTAGCACAGTGGGTTCCGCCCCATGAAAGATCCAGATCCGTTTCTCTAACAATGTCTGGGATGTATCTTGGCGCAGCTGTGGGAATGCTTGTCCTTCCAAGCCTGGTGAAGTATAGAGGGCCCCAATCTGTATTTCTTGTTGAGGCAGCATTAGGTGCCATGTGGTGCTTGCTTTGGTTCAAGTATGCTAGTGACCCTCCTCGGTCTGAACATCCGAAAGCCACTGCTGCTGGTTTTGGTGAGTCTTTGCTGCCACTCAAAGGAAACCAGAAAATGAAAGTGGAGAATGGTGGATTGTCTGCCAGAACTCCCAGCATCCCATGGAAAAAGATTTTACTCAGCTTGCCAGTTTGGGCTATTGTTGTAAATAATTTCACTTTCCATTATGCCTTGTATGTGTTGATGAACTGGCTGCCAACATACTTTGAGCAAGGCCTGCAGCTTAGCCTTCAGGAGATGGGATCATCTAAAATGATGCCATATTGTAACATggttatattttcaaatattgggGGAGTGGTTGCTGACCACTTAATCACCAAGAGAATTTTGTCTGTGACTAAAATCCGGAAGTTGTTGAACACTGTTGGATTCTTAGTTGCTGCTCTTGCGTTGATGGCAATTCCCATTTTCAGAACCGCTGGTGGAGCCATCTTCTGTTCTTCTGTGGCTCTTGGTTTCTTGGCATTAGGAAGAGCTGGGTTTGCGGTAAACCACATGGATATTGCTCCGAGATATGCAGGGATTTTGATGGGAGTTTCTAATACTGCTGGCACATTCGCTGGCATCATTGGAGTTGATCTAACTGGTAGGCTTCTTGAAGCTGCGAGAAGTGCTAATGCAGACCTTTCAAGTCCAGAAACCTGGAGAACAGTGTTTTACATACCTGGGTTTCTCTGCATCTTTAGTTCTTTGGTGTTTATACTGTTTTCAACAGGGGAGAGAATTTTTGattga